A genomic segment from Montipora foliosa isolate CH-2021 chromosome 9, ASM3666993v2, whole genome shotgun sequence encodes:
- the LOC137972121 gene encoding ER membrane protein complex subunit 6-like produces the protein MAEAEHVPGKDEAFSPFSIMANNSIIDFCRTSLASMAGISAGILGLTALKGFIFYFVASLFMSILICLKAGTEWRKFFFSWWDLSTSGIFGGIFTYLLFWTFLYGMVHVY, from the exons atggcggaagCAGAACATGTACCCG GAAAGGATGAAGCGTTCAGTCCATTTTCAATTATGGCTAACAATAGTATCATTGACTTCTG TCGTACATCACTAGCATCTATGGCAGGAATTTCAGCAGGAATTCTTGGACTTACGGCTCTTAAAGGCTTCATCTTTTATTTTGTGGCTTCTCTCTTTATGTCT attCTTATTTGTTTGAAAGCAGGGACAGAATGGAGAAAGTTTTTCTTCTCTTGGTGGGACTTAAGTACTTCTGGAATATTTGGAGGAATATTT ACATACTTACTATTTTGGAC TTTCTTGTATGGAATGGTCCATGTGTACTGA